A portion of the Podospora pseudoanserina strain CBS 124.78 chromosome 2, whole genome shotgun sequence genome contains these proteins:
- a CDS encoding hypothetical protein (COG:S; EggNog:ENOG503P5J1), with translation MGDSNSGALTAMSKSPDVQSTGAAPKGPENTPYRDFDREIPDSQEDDDDGGYADYSRATRGSNKRRSCDEPLVSRSKKAKTAAQSRAGLKRARKFQHPQVWGKNSGLLQLRNGNALRDLLLAPGSWNRLGEADRQTILAKLPNGYQLDGKPDVASLTNDNNFRDDCSQYYNSIRDGHLTENWLTKAWKAHYKDVRGDFKKHLFNAFMDNFMEDASEKPKRADKGTGNRLGTESSKKMETETSKKTDTEASKKTDAEFSNEADTETSKKTDTETSKKPDAESNKKADTESSKDADTDSSMMTDTDSSKKTDTETSKQPDAESNKKADTDSSMKTDTETSKQPEAESNKKADTESSKETEAEASKKADDELAPAGDNKIQDATGKAPSPKATD, from the exons ATGGGTGACTCTAACTCTGGTGCGCTAACGGCCATGTCGAAGAGTCCTGATGTCCAAAGCACCGGGGCCGCGCCCAAGGGTCCTGAAAACACGCCCTATCGAGACTTCGATCGCGAAATCCCGGATTCtcaggaggatgacgacgacggcggttACGCTGACTACTCTCGAGCCACAAGAGGCTCCAATAAGCGTAGAAGCTGTGACGAGCCTCTGGTTTCAAGGTCTAAGAAGGCCAAGACTGCTGCTCAGTCCAGGGCGGGGCTTAAGAGAGCCCGTAAATTCCAACACCCGCAAGTTTGGGGAAAGAATTCAGGTCTCTTGCAGCTGCGCAATGGCAATGCCCTTCGC GATTTGTTGTTGGCTCCTGGATCATGGAACCGTTTGGGCGAGGCCGATCGCCAGACCATCTTGGCCAAATTGCCCAACGGATACCAGCTTGACGGGAAACCCGATGTTGCATCTCTGACAAACGACAACAACTTTCGCGACGACTGCTCGCAATACTACAACAGCATCCGGGACGGCCATCTAACTGAGAATTGGCTTACCAAGGCATGGAAAGCCCACTACAAAGATGTGCGCGGCGATTTCAAGAAGCATCTTTTCAATGCGTTCATGGACAACTTCATGGAGGATGCTTCTGAGAAGCCCAAGAGGGCCGACAAGGGAACGGGCAACAGATTGGGAACTGAATCCAGCAAAAAGATGGAAACGGAGACCAGCAAGAAGACGGACACCGAGGCCAGCAAGAAGACGGACGCAGAATTTAGCAACGAGGCCGACACCGAGACCAGCAAGAAGACGGACACCGAGACCAGCAAGAAGCCGGACGCAGAGTCGAACAAGAAAGCAGACACAGAGTCTAGCAAGGATGCCGACACAGATTCCAGCATGATGACGGACACAGATTCCAGCAAGAAGACGGACACCGAGACCAGCAAGCAGCCGGACGCAGAGTCGAACAAGAAAGCAGACACAGATTCCAGCATGAAGACGGACACCGAGACCAGCAAGCAGCCGGAGGCAGAGTCGAACAAGAAAGCAGACACAGAGTCTAGCAAGGAGACCGAGGCTGAGGCCAGCAAGAAGGCTGATGACGAACTGGCGCCGGCTGGTGACAACAAAATACAAGATGCCACTGGCAAAGCTCCTTCGCCCAAGGCCACTGACTAG
- a CDS encoding hypothetical protein (EggNog:ENOG503NXMC; COG:S), with the protein MSPSAASHHRSHSLLLLQKLLNLRDKASPLTLILDNLEQPAHPVLNEFMTRAKISKAKIIFIALSTLKKPPLADVFIRGRHKSLQQLASEIIPHVTPSPSSPNQKNILLFDTIHPLLSIPSHLPSFLQSIIPPLTTSCLLVYHTDIPLLPQSNPYTPTPLSVLTHLSTSILTLTPLSHVLATKAAENKSLPAPVFGLHSSREGVLLSLRSPSSPQGVVITMELRRKSGRVVQEKFVLFPSPLTTTAQHRQQTKGIGGVILLSDHPVFSTETTEEEGEGIQATFNLGLTEKQRRDREGVVLPYFDAQTEVGGGEGGRILYDMGREDDFDEEEDEI; encoded by the exons ATGTCGccctcagcagcctcccATCACCGCTCGCACTCGCTCCTCCTACTCCAAAAGCTTCTGAATCTTCGCGACAAAGCCTCACCACTCACACTCAttcttgacaacctcgagCAGCCAGCTCACCCAGTCCTCAATGAGTTCATGACCCGAGCCAAG ATCTCTAAAGCGAAAATAATCTTCATCGCCCTCTCTACCCTCAAGAAGCCACCCCTCGCCGACGTCTTCATCCGCGGCCGTCACAAatctcttcaacaactcGCCTCCGAAATAATCCCCCACgtcacaccctccccctcctccccaaaccaaa AAAACATCTTACTCTTCGACAcaatccaccccctcctctcgatcccctcccacctcccctccttcctccaatccatcatcccccccctaACCACCTCTTGTCTATTAGTCTACCACACCgacatcccccttctcccccaatccaacccttacaccccaacccctctaTCAGTCCtaacccacctctccacctcgatcctcaccctcacccccctctcccacgtcCTAGCCACCAAAGCCGCAGAGAATAaatccctccccgcccccgtcTTCGGCCTCCACTCATCCCGCGAAggcgtcctcctctccctccgctccccatcctccccccaaggGGTGGTGATAACGATGGAACTCCGCCGCAAATCAGGCCGCGTCGTCCAAGAGAAGTTCGTCCTCTTCCCGTCACCCCTAACAACAACCGctcaacaccgacaacaaACAAAGGGTATCGGCGGAGTGATCCTCCTGTCTGACCACCCCGTTTTTTCCACAGAAACaacggaagaggagggggaaggaatCCAAGCTACCTTCAACCTCGGCCTCACCGAAAAACAACGCCGCGACCGCGAAGGCGTTGTTCTCCCCTACTTTGACGCCCAGAccgaggtgggtgggggggaggggggcaggaTATTGTACGAcatggggagggaggacgattttgatgaggaggaggatgagatttAG
- a CDS encoding hypothetical protein (EggNog:ENOG503P6QQ; COG:S) — MADRNHGSSRRGGDRTHYDNRDRDRDRDRRRDQDRRRDRDDDKSRHHHHDRSSRDHYGRDRDRDRDRDRDKDRDRDSRRYRSGSRDRNDRRRSRSPRGDNRRDDRGKGYRQRDEPRGDREKDRGNNTPGNAETLGSEKPPTKELQPPQRRPPPVGSPRRSESPDRGFDREFGGNKPTETLPTRSKPTSANASTPVAAPVSFKVKPRDDHDGTYSRGRSEEHDEYHQSRGRFDADPMDEDEEDDVVVEDDGLDDMAAMMGFGGFGTTKGKKVTGNNVGAVKKEKKTEYRQYMNRVGGFNRPLSPPR; from the exons ATGGCGGACAGAAACCACGGCAGCTCTCGTCGCGGAGGCGATAGAACACACTATGATaacagagacagagacagagacagagatCGCCGTCGCGACCAAGACAGGCGCAGAGACCGCGACGACGATAAGAGcagacatcaccaccacgatCGGTCATCGCGCGATCATTACGGGAG agacagagacagagacagagacagagacagagacaagGACAGAGACAGAGATAGCAGAAGATACCGCTCTGGATCAAGAGACAGAAATGACCGCAGGCGATCACGTTCTCCCCGAGGCGACAACAGGCGAGATGACAGGGGCAAAGGGTATCGTCAACGGGATGAGCCGAGAGGAGACAGGGAGAAGGATCGAGGAAATAACACCCCAGGTAATGCTGAGACTTTAGGCAGCG AGAAACCACCCACCAAAGAActtcaacctccccagcGCCGCCCCCCACCAGTCGGCTCCCCCCGTCGCTCAGAAAGCCCCGACAGAGGCTTCGATCGCGAATTCGGTGGCAACAAACCCACGGAAACACTCCCCACCCGCTCCAAACCAACCAGCGCCAACGCATCGACCCCTGTCGCAGCACCTGTTTCTTTCAAGGTTAAGCCACGGGACGATCATGATGGGACATACTCTCGAGGCCGTAGCGAGGAACACGACGAGTACCACCAGTCAAGAGGGAGGTTCGATGCCGACCCTatggatgaggacgaggaagacgacgtTGTCGTCGAGGACGACGGGCTGGACGACATGGCTGCTATGATGGGCTTTGGCGGGTTTGGCACGACGAAGGGAAAGAAGGTTACTGGAAACAATGTGGGAGcggtcaagaaggagaagaagacggagtATCGCCAGTACATGAACCGGGTTGGTGGTTTCAACAGGCCTCTGAGTCCCCCTCGTTAG
- a CDS encoding hypothetical protein (EggNog:ENOG503P8WP; COG:U): MAQTPTQRRANQKFAKENEARMGKNIEQIKKKVPKEQLKSPISPVWLGVLGFIIFGGLVFEALSRIFGR; the protein is encoded by the exons ATG GCCCAAACACCCACCCAAAGGCGAGCCAACCAAAAGTTCGCCAAGGAGAACGAGGCGCGCATGGGCAAGAACATCgagcagatcaagaagaaggtccCCAAGGAGCAGCTCAAGTCGCCAATCAGCCCCGTGTGGTTGG gCGTTCTAGGCTTCATCATCTTTGGCGGTCTCGTCTTTGAGGCGCTGAGCCGTATCTTTGGCCGGTAA
- a CDS encoding hypothetical protein (EggNog:ENOG503P8QV): MSRPTTNKMSPLRTTLPRLPVFRRSILTLSQLRQYSSSSQKPTSQTGVFYKAWTRPVAKTALLAVFVYQLAYWGWSKLEVDDIKEQKKAEINRLEAQVKKLQDEKRREEK; encoded by the exons ATGAGCaggccaacaacaaacaagatGTCACCCCTCAGAacaaccctcccccgcctcccagTCTTCAGACGCTcaatcctcaccctctcacAACTCAGAcaatactcctcctcctctcaaaaacccacctcccagaCAGGAGTCTTCTACAAAGCCTGGACCAGACCAGTCGCCAAGACAGCCCTCCTCGCAGTATTTGTATACCAGCTGGCCTACTGGGGTTGGTCAAAGCTAGAGGTGGATGACATCAAGgagcaaaaaaaag CTGAGATCAACAGACTGGAAGCCCAGGTCAAGAAACTGcaggatgagaagaggagagaggagaaaTGA
- a CDS encoding hypothetical protein (BUSCO:EOG09261S7X; EggNog:ENOG503Q3Z4; COG:S) yields MNFCQSSRGYFCCAMHLSPLQSRLAASVAASCLLVLLYLSLFSPHFAVAELDRPPRLLPIVFDDDLDFTPNLPAGGPMYEPDFIGFDRSIIGRAADGLLKLENTDPTPMDLEEGSTTRFWFPLAVLAGREGGGELELRGEGEGEQEEEGLLGERQASSRTVYISVNTCKQPTAIEPDKTKEMEPPQLTLFVSKSAEYQAPGPLADMSTQHMLPLVEGAVNFNFTATEDVYIAVHAPNVSDVFEGKYNFEIAVSGEGYYFAYNDQDDADLIWVDSDSQGALLITHNLTTERDPEVQEKIMSMEPYPYVLFAHNKTDRGLDGLKRSWCGLKLNAMIAGVRGGREEGKVRSSMTRRGMGGLPKQQFFFNGLWADTNYTAFLARERRGVGLGLGRRQEGGEDQGGGGGVEVFKPVDFTTKSDHGNCALITDLEFCNEVAYSVPSNPSFGNSTQLARFYDDHAAKLYVNFNLTLQQIQCEAGPTQRYSLVRTCDDCANAYKNWLCSVTIPRCEDFGNSAPYLQARAISQPFPDGEMLSKEELGSMPNITRFNSSRNTRIDEEIRPGPYKELLPCEDLCYDLVRSCPASMGFGCPQPGGLGFEGNYGQRRENGELVCNFQGSAHIPSGEGKVLVRWGVLAAVVGMGVAWGV; encoded by the exons ATGAACTTTTGCCAATCATCGAGGGGATACTTTTGCTGCGCGATGCACCTGAGCCCGTTGCAGTCACGGTTGGCGGCTTCGGTTGCTGCTTCTTGcttgttggttttgttgtATTTGAGCCTCTTTTCACCGCACTTTGCCGTTGCCGAGCTCGACCGGCCGCCGCGGCTTTTACCGATTGTATTCGATGACGACCTCGATTTTACGCCCAACCTCCCGGCGGGCGGGCCGATGTATGAGCCGGATTTCATAGGGTTCGACAGGAGCATCATTGGACGGGCAGCGGACGGGCTGTTGAAGCTGGAGAACACGGACCCTACGCCTatggacttggaggaggggagcacGACGAGGTTTTGGTTTCCTTTGGCGGTTCTTGCtgggcgggaaggggggggggagttggagttgagaggtgagggtgaaggtgaacaagaagaggaggggctgTTGGGAGAGAGGCAGGCCTCCAGCAGGACGGTCTACATCTCGGTCAACACTTGCAAACAACCGACTGCTATCGAACCGGACAAGACGAAAGAGATGGAACCGCCGCAGTTGACGCTTTTTGTGTCAAAGTCGGCCGAGTATCAGGCTCCCGGACCGTTGGCAGACATGTCGACTCAGCATATGTTGCCGCTTGTGGAGGGGGCTGTCAATTTCAACTTCACGGCCACCGAGGATGTTTACATTGCGGTTCACGCGCCGAACGTGTCGGATGTTTTTGAGGGGAAATACAATTTTGAGATTGCGGtctcgggggaggggtattaCTTTGCGTATAACGATCAGGATGACGCGGATCTCATCTGGGTGGATAGTGACTCCCAGGGGGCCCTGCTGATCACGCACAACTTGACGACGGAGAGGGATCCGGAGGTGCAGGAGAAGATTATGAGCATGGAGCCGTATCCGTATGTGCTTTTTGCGCATAATAAGACGGAtagggggttggatgggttgaagCGTTCGTGGTGTGGGCTGAAGCTGAATGCGATGATtgcgggggtgaggggggggagggaggaggggaaggtgaggagtAGTATGACGAgacgggggatgggggggttgccgAAGCAACAGTTTTTCTTTAATGGGTTGTGGGCCGATACGAACTATACGGCTtttttggcgagggagaggaggggggtgggtttgggtttggggaggaggcaggaagggggggaggaccaggggggaggcgggggggtggaggtgttcAAGCCGGTTGATTTCACGACCAAGTCGg ATCACGGCAACTGCGCCCTCATCACCGACCTCGAATTCTGCAACGAGGTAGCTTACTCCGTCCCTTCCAACCCGTCGTTTGGCAACTCGACCCAGCTCGCCAGATTCTACGACGACCACGCGGCCAAGCTCTACGTCAACTTtaacctcaccctccagcAGATCCAGTGCGAAGCTGGGCCCACACAGCGGTACTCCCTCGTCAGGACCTGCGACGACTGCGCCAATGCCTACAAGAACTGGCTCTGCTCCGTCACCATCCCTCGCTGCGAAGACTTTGGCAACAGCGCCCCTTATCTGCAAGCCAGGGCGATATCCCAGCCGTTCCCGGACGGGGAGATGCTGAgcaaggaggagttggggagcATGCCGAACATTACACGGTTCAACTCGAGTCGGAACACGAGGATAGACGAGGAGATTAGGCCGGGGCCGTATAAAGAGTTGCTGCCGTGTGAGGACTTGTGTTATGATTTGGTGAGGAGCTGTCCGGCGAGtatggggtttgggtgtCCCCAGCCTGGGGGGctggggtttgaggggaattatgggcagaggagggagaatggggagtTGGTTTGTAATTTCCAGGGGAGTGCGCATATTCCTTCTGGGGAGGGTAAGGTGCTTGTACGTTGGGGTGTGTtggctgcggtggtggggatgggggtggcttggggggtttga
- the YOP1 gene encoding ER membrane protein DP1/Yop1 (COG:U; EggNog:ENOG503P44Z; BUSCO:EOG09264USX) encodes MSSPQDKAQVYVGQLDKELSKYPVLINLEKQTGVPKAYAVLGSVALYFFLILLNLGGQLLTNIAGFVIPGYYSLGALFSADKHDDTQWLTYWVVFSFFTVLESFISVVYWVPFYYTFKFIFLLWLSLPSFKGAEIIFRSFLAPTLSRHFQTSGSTASGLRAKADLHTE; translated from the exons ATGTCTTCCCCCCAGGATAAGGCCCAGGTCTACGTTGgccagctcgacaaggag CTCTCCAAGTACCCCgttctcatcaacctcgagaAGCAAACCGGTGTCCCCAAGGCCTACGCCGTCCTTGGCTCCGTCGCCCTCtacttcttcctcatcctcctcaacctcggcggTCAGCTCCTGACCAACATCGCCGGCTTTGTCATCCCCGGCTACTACTCCCTCGGTGCCTTGTTCTCTGCTGACAAGCACGATGATACCCAATGGTTGACC TACTGGGttgtcttctctttcttcac CGTCCTGGAGAGCTTCATCAGCGTCGTCTACTGGGTTCCTTTCTATTATACCTTCAAGTTCATCTTCCTTCTCTggctctctctcccttcctTCAA GGGTGCCGAGATCATCTtccgctccttcctcgcccctACCCTCTCCCGCCACTTCCAGACCTCTGgctccaccgccagcggcCTCCGCGCGAAGGCCGATCTCCACACCGAGTAA